The bacterium region TCATTTGTTCGAGTTCATTTTGGTCAGGCGGTCTAGGTTCAAAACCAAGTACTCGCTTGCGAATTGTGCCGTGACCTGCCAAAGGAACGTAATTCGTCCCCGTTCCCTGCTCTTCAATTAACCGTAGATGCTCCTCAGCAGAACTCCAATTGACCTGAACACCGAACGGCAGCAACCACTTTTGCTCGAACTCAAACTTAGGTGAATTTATAATCTGACCCATCGCCATCCCGCAATTGCTCACCACTTGGCTGGTCACACCCTGAAAGAGCATGCTCACCTGATCGGGATTTTGAAGAATCGAAAGGTCGGAGTGAGTGTGCATATCGATAAAACCAGGGCTGACCACTAATCCGGATGCATCGATTACCTTTGGTGCATTCCAAGTAGAAAGCTCCCCCACCGCCACAATCTTATCGCCAGTAATCGCAACATCAGCAACTCTTCCCAGAGCACCTGTCCCATCAACCACAACCCCGCCCTTTATAAGCACGTCGCATGACTGAACCCTAAAATGGGTGGCGGATGGTGTGCTCGTCAATCAGCCGAAAGAGTGAGAATACTTCAGGCATGCGGCAACAGTATTGCGGTGTAGTTCCAGCACAGGCTCAATTGTGCCCTGAGCATCCCGCTGATAACCTCCTGCTAGGTTCCATGCCAGCGGCTGATCCTTGAACCCTGTGAACACCATCATGTCACGCTCTTGCATCTGGTCGGTGGTGAGCAGTCCACCCAGCGGGTCATGCTCATGGGGGTCAGCCCCAGCTTGGTACAGGATCACATCGCAGTCTTGCATCTCGCCAATGGCATTTTTGAGCCAGTCGAAATACTTGTGTGCAAACTTTCCTGCGCCATCCTTGGAGTCAAACACGGCCCCCTGAGTAAAGTGGGTCACGTAGTCGATTTCCAGGCGCTCGATGATGTCTTCGGTGCCATTGCCATGGTGAAAGTCGCAGTCCAAGATGCCAATGGATTTGGCATTGCCAGCACTCTTCAAAGCCACCGCCGTCACCATCAAGCCATTGAATGTACAAAACCCTTGCGAGAAGTCGTACCCTGCATGGTGGAACCCGGAGGTAGGGGAGCAGGTATGGGTCTGATGCTCAAGCGCATACTCGGTTGCCGCTAGTAGCGATCCACTGGTGTAGAGCAGTGAGTTTGCCACCGCTTCGCTGGTGTTGCCGAATCCGTTGGTGATGCGGCTATGCAAGACGCCATCCACAAAACGCGGGTCGTGAGCCTTGCCAATAAC contains the following coding sequences:
- a CDS encoding histone deacetylase; translated protein: MKIFYVPQQSCAEAASYSPSAGKPALVVADWLKHGLITPDDIVAFEPLQDAVIGKAHDPRFVDGVLHSRITNGFGNTSEAVANSLLYTSGSLLAATEYALEHQTHTCSPTSGFHHAGYDFSQGFCTFNGLMVTAVALKSAGNAKSIGILDCDFHHGNGTEDIIERLEIDYVTHFTQGAVFDSKDGAGKFAHKYFDWLKNAIGEMQDCDVILYQAGADPHEHDPLGGLLTTDQMQERDMMVFTGFKDQPLAWNLAGGYQRDAQGTIEPVLELHRNTVAACLKYSHSFG